One Setaria viridis chromosome 7, Setaria_viridis_v4.0, whole genome shotgun sequence genomic region harbors:
- the LOC117865438 gene encoding zinc transporter 3 isoform X1, with protein MAAVKHTFKVLSWLLLFAQLAFASTSNCTNATDGTETDKLGAMKLKLIAIASILTAGAAGVLVPVLGRSMAALNPDGDIFFAVKAFAAGVILATGMVHILPAAFDGLTSPCLYKVGRDRNVFPFAGLIAMSAAMATMVIDSLAAGYYRRSHFKKARPIDNLEIHEQPGDEERTGHAQHVHVHTHQTQGHSHGEVDIIGSPEEAAIADTIRHRVVSQVLELGILVHSVIIGVSLGTSVRSSTIRPLVGALSFHQLFEGIGLGGCIVQANFKLRATVMMAIFFSLTAPIGIALGIGISSSYNGHSATAFVVEGVFNSASAGILIYMSLVDLLATDFNNPKLQTNTKLQLMTYLALFLGAGMMSMLAIWA; from the exons ATGGCTGCTGTGAAGCATACCTTCAAAGTGCTTTCATGGCTCCTGCTCTTTGCACAACTGGCTTTTGCCAGCACCTCCAACTGCACAAATGCCACAGATGGGACGGAGACTGACAAACTGGGCGCAATGAAGCTGAAGCTGATCGCAATTGCATCCATCCTCACAGCTGGAGCAGCAGGCGTGCTGGTGCCGGTGCTTGGGCGCTCCATGGCTGCGCTAAACCCTGATGGTGACATCTTTTTTGCGGTCAAGGCATTTGCGGCTGGGGTCATACTTGCCACTGGCATGGTCCACATTCTGCCAGCAGCATTTGATGGGCTGACATCCCCATGCCTCTACAAAGTTGGCAGAGATCGGAATGTTTTCCCCTTCGCGGGCCTCATTGCAATGTCAGCTGCAATGGCCACAATGGTGATAGACTCACTGGCTGCTGGGTACTACCGCCGGTCTCACTTCAAGAAGGCACGACCAATTGACAACCTAGAGATACATGAGCAACCTGGAGACGAGGAGAGGACTGGGCATGCACAACATGTGCATGTTCACACCCATCAAACACAAGGGCATTCGCATGGAGAGGTGGATATCATTGGTTCACCTGAGGAGGCTGCAATAGCTGACACAATCCGGCACAGGGTGGTATCCCAG GTCCTTGAGCTCGGAATTTTGGTGCATTCTGTGATCATTGGAGTGTCCTTAGGTACATCTGTGAGGTCATCCACCATCAGGCCTCTTGTTGGTGCCCTTAGCTTTCATCAACTCTTTGAAGGCATAGGCTTGGGTGGTTGCATTGTGCAG GCAAATTTCAAGTTAAGGGCAACCGTCATGATGGCAATTTTTTTCTCCCTAACTGCACCCATAGGTATTGCATTAGGGATTGGCATATCATCTAGCTACAATGGCCATAGCGCTACTGCCTTCGTTGTTGAAGGAGTTTTCAACTCAGCCTCAGCAGGAATTTTGATTTACATGTCATTAGTTGATCTTCTGGCCACAGATTTCAACAACCCGAAACTACAGACAAATACAAAGCTTCAGCTGATGACATATCTTGCACTTTTCTTAGGTGCAGGAATGATGTCTATGCTTGCCATATGGGCATAG
- the LOC117865439 gene encoding uncharacterized protein yields the protein MSGVITKFAVASMVMWMAPVAIVYGFYYQVFPGVSQMSSSAQTLASGFLAVISVNLVIGFYICMAMKETPHQEPQPDPTFLANAKASINQPTSSQVSDDSKGKGKVE from the exons ATGTCAGGAGTGATCACAAAGTTCGCGGTTGCATCCATGGTGATGTGGATGGCCCCGGTTGCGATCGTGTATGGGTTCTACTACCAGGTGTTTCCAG GTGTGAGTCAGATGTCATCCTCGGCGCAGACACTCGCCAGCGGGTTCCTTGCCGTCATATCAGTCAATCTGGTGATCGGCTTTTACATATGCATGGCAATGAAGGAGACTCCGCACCAGGAGCCGCAGCCAGATCCCACCTTCTTGGCGAATGCTAAAGCGAGTATCAACCAGCCAACATCTTCTCAAGTGAGTGATGATTccaaggggaaggggaaggttGAGTAA
- the LOC117865438 gene encoding zinc transporter 3 isoform X2, with protein MAAVKHTFKVLSWLLLFAQLAFASTSNCTNATDGTETDKLGAMKLKLIAIASILTAGAAGVLVPVLGRSMAALNPDGDIFFAVKAFAAGVILATGMVHILPAAFDGLTSPCLYKVGRDRNVFPFAGLIAMSAAMATMVIDSLAAGYYRRSHFKKARPIDNLEIHEQPGDEERTGHAQHVHVHTHQTQGHSHGEVDIIGSPEEAAIADTIRHRVVSQANFKLRATVMMAIFFSLTAPIGIALGIGISSSYNGHSATAFVVEGVFNSASAGILIYMSLVDLLATDFNNPKLQTNTKLQLMTYLALFLGAGMMSMLAIWA; from the exons ATGGCTGCTGTGAAGCATACCTTCAAAGTGCTTTCATGGCTCCTGCTCTTTGCACAACTGGCTTTTGCCAGCACCTCCAACTGCACAAATGCCACAGATGGGACGGAGACTGACAAACTGGGCGCAATGAAGCTGAAGCTGATCGCAATTGCATCCATCCTCACAGCTGGAGCAGCAGGCGTGCTGGTGCCGGTGCTTGGGCGCTCCATGGCTGCGCTAAACCCTGATGGTGACATCTTTTTTGCGGTCAAGGCATTTGCGGCTGGGGTCATACTTGCCACTGGCATGGTCCACATTCTGCCAGCAGCATTTGATGGGCTGACATCCCCATGCCTCTACAAAGTTGGCAGAGATCGGAATGTTTTCCCCTTCGCGGGCCTCATTGCAATGTCAGCTGCAATGGCCACAATGGTGATAGACTCACTGGCTGCTGGGTACTACCGCCGGTCTCACTTCAAGAAGGCACGACCAATTGACAACCTAGAGATACATGAGCAACCTGGAGACGAGGAGAGGACTGGGCATGCACAACATGTGCATGTTCACACCCATCAAACACAAGGGCATTCGCATGGAGAGGTGGATATCATTGGTTCACCTGAGGAGGCTGCAATAGCTGACACAATCCGGCACAGGGTGGTATCCCAG GCAAATTTCAAGTTAAGGGCAACCGTCATGATGGCAATTTTTTTCTCCCTAACTGCACCCATAGGTATTGCATTAGGGATTGGCATATCATCTAGCTACAATGGCCATAGCGCTACTGCCTTCGTTGTTGAAGGAGTTTTCAACTCAGCCTCAGCAGGAATTTTGATTTACATGTCATTAGTTGATCTTCTGGCCACAGATTTCAACAACCCGAAACTACAGACAAATACAAAGCTTCAGCTGATGACATATCTTGCACTTTTCTTAGGTGCAGGAATGATGTCTATGCTTGCCATATGGGCATAG